GGGAGCATGGGATGGCGATACTCCGTGTAATACACCTTCCACTTCGAGAGGGTAAGATAGGTGTATGGGTCGAAACCTGAAATCTGAAAGTTCTTGGTAAAGAGCGTCCAGAATCCAGCCTTCGGTTTGCCGAAATCTTCAAAATGATAGGTTATCATCAGCACATTGAAGGCGATGATAATGATGAGTGCAATCAAGGCAAAGAGCCTTTCTTCTTTTTTAATCTTAAATATATTGTTCATTTTCTGATTATTTTCTCTTGTTCTATTTCTCCTTTTGTCGGATAGATGCATCCGGCATTATCGGCTTAACGCTGCAAAAGTAATTGTTTTTTCTGAATCTTCAAAATGATAAGCTTTATTTTGTGGCTTTTTTAGATAAAAACGGAGTTTTATTTTGTGTTCTCTTTTATTTGATGTATCTTTGCGTCCATATTGATGGAGTTTTCCATGATGTGAATATGGTAATTTGAAACAGTAAAACAGATAAAGATAGTAACAATGAAACATGCTTTCCTGATAATGGCTCATGGCAGCTTGCCGCTTCTTAGGGTATTGCTGTCGATGCTCGATGATGAGCGAAATGATATATTTCTGCATATCGACCGGAAATCGAATATGCTTGATGGTGCCGAACCGCTGGCTCTTTCCAAGGCCCGCCTCTTTGTTTTGAAACAGAGGGTAGATGTGCGTTGGGGAAATCTGAGTCAGATTAAGGCGGAGTATGTGCTTTTCGAGGAGGCTTTGAAGCATGGACCTTATGCCTACTACCATCTGCTGAGTGGACAGGATTTGCCTATTAAATCGCAGGATTACATTCATCAGTTCTTCGATGAGCATCAGGGTAAGGAGTTTGTGGGCATTAATCATGGTGCGGAATTTGAATGGGATTGCCGCAGGAAGATGATGCGCTATTGGCTCTTTACGAGTTTTACCCGTTCGAAGTATGGGGCATTGAATGCCATCACCAAGCGACTCAACAAATATCTTTCCATGTTGCTTATGCCTTTCCTGCATCGCCCAAAGATGGATTTTGCCAAAGGTGCCAACTGGGTGAGCATCACGCAGGCATGCGTGGAGTATGTGGTGAGCCAGAAGCCGTTTGTGTTGAAGAGATTCAATTACACATTCTGTCCTGATGAATTCTTCTTACAAACCCTGGTGTGGAACCATCCTGCCTTCAGAGCCGCCTTGTACTCAGAAAAAGATGAATACGAAGGCTGCATGCGACTCATTGATTGGAAACGAGGGAATCCATACGTCTGGACCTTAGCAGACAAAGAGGAGTTGAAGCAAAGCAACCGCCTCTTTGCCCGTAAGTTTGATATGAAGCATGAGGATATCATCCATTGGATCAAGGCTTCTTTTGGATAACAGCTTCTTGTGGTTCAGGCTTCTTATCCTAGCATGTAGCTCACCAGCAGATAGCCATTGCTTATCCAAAGATAGAGGGTGATGGCGATCATCAATCCTCTGAATCCCCATTTGATGCTCTTTTCTTTTGCCTTGAGCGCCAGGAAGGCGATGGCGATAGGAAGGGCATACATATAGTGTGCCGTCATGATGTAAACCTCGTTGATGCCGAAGCCCAAACCGATGTGGAGGGCGGCATCCAGCAGGAAGAACGTCATGGTGAGCCATAGGAACTTAGACTTCCTTCCGGCAAGGATTCCAAGTACAAAAAGCAGAACGATGCATGCCTCTACCACATAATTGACGGGCGATTGATATTTCACGATGACCGGACGGTTGCGTAATACGTCGCCCAGGAGGTTCTTCTGGTGCAGCATGATGCCTTCGCCGAAGAAATTCTCTACCAGGGTTTCGCCTCTGGAGGTTGTTTTATCGGTCCAGTTCATGAATTCGCCCTTGGCGATAGGCTTGCCTGTGTTCTTGTTCCATATCTGTTTATGGTCGCGCACATATTTGGCGTGTGCTTTGTCTTTGATGATTTTCTTGACGGCTGCTTCTACCTTTGCCGAGTCTTTTACCTGAGCAGTATCCCGATACTGTTGGTAAATCTTGGCTGTGGCTTCCTTGTTTTTCTTCATCTTAGCCTCATGCCGGGCCATCTCCTTAGGCCATACGAAGGTACGGTATTCCCATCTTGCAAAGCCCCACATGAGGGCAGCTGGCAGGATGACGCCTAGCAGGAAGTATTTGATTCCGAAAAACTTCCTGCCGTTGGTGAAGAGAGCAGCAAGATAGGTTTTCAAACCATTGTTGAGTGAAACACCTGCGGTAAATACGAAGAGCAGGATGGTTTGCCAGATGGTGAGCTTTCTGCCTTTCTTGATGCAGACGCCTGTGATATAGAGCGTACAGAGCAATATCGTCATCGACATGATGAAATGGTCGGGTACCATCGCCGAAACCATCACATAGGCAAATGAAAAATAGAACGCAGAGAGTAGGTTGGCATCAAAGCGCTCGGTACCAATTACTTCTCTGAATATCCTGTAAAGGAAGATGAATGAATAGAAGGCACAGAATACCAGAATGGCTCCCACAATCAACTGGACACCATTTGTTCCCGTGAGTTCTATACACGCTTGGTTGATTTGGTTGGGAATATACATGAAGAACGCCAGCAGCGGGTGGCGATATACATTGTATTCTGTGTCCCAGTGAGATACAATGCTGTAGGTAAGTGGGTCGAAACCTGCCACATGGAAGGTTTTGACGAAAAGCTTATGATAGCTATCTGTGATTTGCGAGAATTGAGCGTAGTACTTGATGATAGTCAGGGCGTTGAGGGCACATGCTATGATAAGTGCCACGAGTGCCGCTCCTCTTTCCTCTCGCTTGATTCTAAAAATATCGAATACCTTTTTCATTTCTTTCTCTTTTCTATTTCTTTAAGAAAAATCTTACCAATAAGAAGTTTACAGGAATGCAGATGCAGAGCGTTGGAATCATCGCCCATTGTTTAGCTAGCCCCAGACCAACAAAGAGGTTAAGGCAGATGGTCTGCATCGAATAGTTGACGACATGCGAGAGTGTGAATCCTGCTCCTCGTTTGGCATTCGCTTTCACCTTAAATGTATAGCGGGTACTGGCGATGAAGTTGAAGATGAAACTCACGACATAGGCGATGGTGTTGGCGGCAGTAGCCAGAGTATGGTCGCCCAATTGTGGAATGAAATGGCTCAACACTGGCATGATGGCCAGGTAGATGCCATATTGCAGCACTGTGGCTAGTCCGCCTACAATGCCGAATCTGATGACTTCGCCCAACTTCTCTCGTTTGGAGTCATCCATGTTGTTTATCTTGTTCTTGATATTCATCGTTTTATCTTTTTCGGCGTGCAAAAATACGCCTTTTTCCTGTATTTAGCAAATATTCTTTCTACAAAATATTGATCTGTCTGGATTTATCTTAATAATTTCCCTTTTCCGAAGAGATAAGCCAGTTTGGTCTTCTCCATCACCTTGGCGATGAGCAGACTGCCTATAATGGCAAGGATAACGGTGACGGCAGCAAACGAAATCTCGCTCGGATCCCAGGCAAAGAGGGGATGATAGAACTTCGCAGCCATCGTAAAGATGGGGTGGAAGAGATAGATAGGCAGCGTGTTGCGCCCTATATATAATAAGGTGTCCTTGATTCTGTTGGTCACCTTTGCCACTTTTTCTATCATGGGACTGAAATCCTTGAAGCGTTCTGGAATATCGAGCAGGTGTTGCAGGAACAGCAGGCAACTGATACAGCACCAGCAGGAGAAGACGATGGCCAGGTTGCCCCAGTCGTACCAGTCATCGCGGTAGAGCAGATAAATCCACAGGAAAATGGCGAAGAATTCGTGGCGGAACAGCTTGCTCCACTCCGTCTTGCTCTGTCGGATAACTACACCGATGAAATAATAGGCAGCCGCACTTGCCGATAGGGCTGGAGTTTCTGATATCAGGAGCAGCGTAAGTGCGAAGACGAAAAGGCTGGCATAGGTATCTCTTTTTGTATAATTCTTGTGTAAATCATTCCAATTCCTTCCACGGAAGCTGAAGTAATAGAGGGTTCCGCAGATAATCATAGTTTGGATAAACCAATAGGGCCCGATGGAAGTGATGAAGATTTTCTCGCCTATCTGGGAGAGGGAGAGCTCTGTGATGCCATCTCTCACCGGCATATAATAGGAGAGGACTGAGAATCCTGTCACCATGATGACATAGGGCAGGGCGAGACATTTCAGATAGTTTCTCATCTGTCTTCCGGTTTTCTCGATATTGACAAGATAACCCGTGATGATGAGGAAGGTAGGCATCATAAACGAGAGAATGCCAGCCTTCAGATGTGGGTATGTATTGCCGAAACTCACAATATGAATCAATATCATGAGAATGATGAGGATGGCTCGTATCAAGTCGAGGTCTGTATTTCTTTTCATGTTATATTCTCAGTATTTCTTATCATGTTATTTTCTGTAACAGGAAGTTTATTATTCTCTGAATGGTTTGAAGTGTCCCTTGTCGGCGAAGGCAAGCATCTCTTTGTCGCCACGACTATCTCCAAAGGCTTCTATCTCATATTCAGAACGCTCGAAAGATTTTGCAGATTCAGAATGTGATGCTTGCGAAGAGACTAGTGCCTCTGTAATGCGGTTCACCTTCTCCTTGCCGTAGCAATTGTTCGACTTGAAATAGCCTGTAAGTTTGCCATCTACTACCTCTATCTGAGTACCCAAAACCTGGATGCCTTTCAGGTTGCGGATCTCAAAGAAAGGGCGTACCCAGTTGTCGATGCTGGCGCTGACAATGAATACTTTTGCCCCTGCAACCAATGCTTCATGTACCAAAGTAATACCTTTGGGACGGAGCAGATGCTGATTCTCTTCGGCAAAACCACGGCAGAGCGCATCAAATTTCTCGATGCGCATTCCGGCGAAGAGATGGGCGAAAATCTGCTGTTTTGCCTTCCAGTTAGGATAAAGGTGCAGCTTCATCAGCACCAGTAAGGGGCTATACATCAGGAATACCATCAGAAAGCGTCCCTTTCCCTTGGCATACTTGATGAATTCAAGCAATGTATCGCTCGTGGTGAGGGTTCCGTCGAAATCGAAACAATATAATTTCTTCTTCATTTCTTTTTCCGTGTTTAAAATGTGCTCTTTTATAAAGATGTACTCTTTTATAAAGATGTGCTCTCCTTATTCTATATAGATAAGGAAGAGGAATGAAAGTAGCCAGGCGAGGACGATAAACTGGGTGATTCTGTCTCGCAGAATAATCTTCGTAGGGTCGCCACTTTTCTGGTCAACCACGGCTATCTGGATGTAGCGCAGCAAGCCTACCAATACGAAGACACTGGTAAGATAGAGGTATTCTGTGTGGAAATTCTCGATAACCTCTGGGCTCACGGTGTACATGATGTAGCATACCAGGGTAACTGAGGCGGTGATGGTTATCGCCTGATTGATGAATGTGAGGTTATATCTGCTGGTATTCTTGCGAGGTGCCTCGCCCGTCTTCTCCATTCGCAAGACGTCATCGCGGCGCTTGGCAAAACTCATGAAGAGGGTGATAAGGAAAGTCATCAACACAATCCATTTACTCAGAACGATTTGGGTGGCTATACCACCAGCCAACAGACGGAGCACGAAACCGAAGGCTACGATGCATACATCGATGATGGCATACTGCTTGAGCTTGGCGCAATAGCAGAGATTTAAAAGCCAATAGAAGGCAATGACGCCCATTGTTTTCCATGAATCGAGCAAACTGCACGCTCCCATCGAGAGGGCAAACATCAGGAACATCAGTCCGTATGCCTGTTTTACGCTCACCGCTCCCGATGCTATCGGACGATGGCATTTCACGGGATGGCGGCGGTCTGCCTCCACATCATAGATGTCGTTGAAGCAATAGATGCTCGATGCAGCAAAGCTATAGGCTATGAAGGTAATCAAGCCAGCCAGCAAGGCATCGGTATGAAATAGGGCACCACCAAAGAAAAGTGGCACGAAGATAAACATGTTCTTAATCCACTGCTTGGGGCGAATCAGTCGCATCAAGGCAGCAAAACCTTTACTATCTTTTGTTTTATTCTCGTTCATAAAAACCTTTTTTATTTGATAATCTTAGATAATTCTCTGGAAATCCATCCTGCTATCTTACTCAGTATCCATGCTGCAGGCAGAGTGATGCCTATGCAGGCAAAGAAGGTAGGCCAATAGCCCCAATGATGAGGCTCTATGTATTTGAGTACAAAGTGGATATGGATAAGATAACATTCCAGACTGAGTGCTCCTACAAGCATAAAGCTTCGGTTGAACCAATGGGGAGTGCGGCGGAAGATACGGTTGAGCAGCAGGATGCTGGTGATGGTGAGCGGGATGTAGAGCATGCGCTCCAGAAAGAGTGGAAACATGCCGTGTTTCTCCTGCTCCAGGAAGATGCTTGCCATCAGGGTCATCAGGAACATGAGCCATATCATCCATATCGATGCACCATCCAGCGTCTGTTTCTGTCGCACCATCTCTCCCATGTTAATGCCGATGAAGAAGATAGGTACACGACTCCAGAATATTTCAAGATGTCCTACGGCATGATGGATGGGCGTAACGTATTGTACCAGGATGCACCACATAATCATCACCACCGGCAGCCATCGGTAGATAGGATGCCGTTTGATGAGTTCCATGTAGGCAGGGGCAAAGAGATAGAGCATCATCGTGGCAGGAATATACCAGAAGTTAAGCTCGTCGTGCAGCCAGAATCCCCAGTTGATGGTTATCTCGCCAAAGAGATTGATCCAATTCCAGGTGCTTCCGCCGTGAAAGCCAGGAATATAGAAAAGACAGGCGATGATGAGCCAGGTGGGATAGATGCGCAGATAGCGGCGGATGAAGAAATGCCTTGCCGAAGGAGTTTTCATCCACGAGAACCACAGTCCTATTCCGCTGAGGAATAAGAACATATCTACTCCTACATTGCCCATCCTTCGGAGTCCGTAGAAGGCGTCTTCCCTAGGCAATGCCACATGAAAGAGGATGATGAAGAGCATCGCCGCTCCCATCAATTCTCCGCGAAATCTGCTGATATTCGCCAGTTCTATGTCTTTAATCTTCCAATTCATTCTTGTTTTTATATACTTCTGTGCAAAAATACATAAAAAAAATGATTCAACGAAATGAAAGGAGTTATTTTTCTTGTTTGAAGATGATAAAAACGATAATTCCCAATCCTATGAGGGTGGATGCAAGTGTAATTGCCAAACATATTCCGCTGGATAGTCCGCTGAATCTATCCAGTGTGTTATAGAAAACGATGGGGAAGGTCCATTCGGCAAGAAGAGTGATAGTCCATGGAAGTTTATGTCCTGACTTCCATAAATAACGAAGGAATATGAGTGCGAGTGAAATGCTTAGGATAACGATGCATCCCGCAATGCCTCCCTGGTAATATTCCATGGCGGTCATGATGCAGAAGATATAAGCCAGACTCAATATGCCTTTGCTTTTTTCATTGCTGTTTTTGCCTACTAGAGTATAGGCACCCCAAGCGATGAGAAGGGTCAATGTAAGAACAAGAATATCTGTCATTTTCTTTTTGGTTTGAGTGAATAATTGACTGCAAAGGTAACAGATTCTTTTGG
The Segatella copri DNA segment above includes these coding regions:
- a CDS encoding beta-1,6-N-acetylglucosaminyltransferase: MKHAFLIMAHGSLPLLRVLLSMLDDERNDIFLHIDRKSNMLDGAEPLALSKARLFVLKQRVDVRWGNLSQIKAEYVLFEEALKHGPYAYYHLLSGQDLPIKSQDYIHQFFDEHQGKEFVGINHGAEFEWDCRRKMMRYWLFTSFTRSKYGALNAITKRLNKYLSMLLMPFLHRPKMDFAKGANWVSITQACVEYVVSQKPFVLKRFNYTFCPDEFFLQTLVWNHPAFRAALYSEKDEYEGCMRLIDWKRGNPYVWTLADKEELKQSNRLFARKFDMKHEDIIHWIKASFG
- a CDS encoding DUF6080 domain-containing protein produces the protein MKKVFDIFRIKREERGAALVALIIACALNALTIIKYYAQFSQITDSYHKLFVKTFHVAGFDPLTYSIVSHWDTEYNVYRHPLLAFFMYIPNQINQACIELTGTNGVQLIVGAILVFCAFYSFIFLYRIFREVIGTERFDANLLSAFYFSFAYVMVSAMVPDHFIMSMTILLCTLYITGVCIKKGRKLTIWQTILLFVFTAGVSLNNGLKTYLAALFTNGRKFFGIKYFLLGVILPAALMWGFARWEYRTFVWPKEMARHEAKMKKNKEATAKIYQQYRDTAQVKDSAKVEAAVKKIIKDKAHAKYVRDHKQIWNKNTGKPIAKGEFMNWTDKTTSRGETLVENFFGEGIMLHQKNLLGDVLRNRPVIVKYQSPVNYVVEACIVLLFVLGILAGRKSKFLWLTMTFFLLDAALHIGLGFGINEVYIMTAHYMYALPIAIAFLALKAKEKSIKWGFRGLMIAITLYLWISNGYLLVSYMLG
- a CDS encoding GtrA family protein, with translation MNIKNKINNMDDSKREKLGEVIRFGIVGGLATVLQYGIYLAIMPVLSHFIPQLGDHTLATAANTIAYVVSFIFNFIASTRYTFKVKANAKRGAGFTLSHVVNYSMQTICLNLFVGLGLAKQWAMIPTLCICIPVNFLLVRFFLKK
- a CDS encoding acyltransferase family protein, with the protein product MKRNTDLDLIRAILIILMILIHIVSFGNTYPHLKAGILSFMMPTFLIITGYLVNIEKTGRQMRNYLKCLALPYVIMVTGFSVLSYYMPVRDGITELSLSQIGEKIFITSIGPYWFIQTMIICGTLYYFSFRGRNWNDLHKNYTKRDTYASLFVFALTLLLISETPALSASAAAYYFIGVVIRQSKTEWSKLFRHEFFAIFLWIYLLYRDDWYDWGNLAIVFSCWCCISCLLFLQHLLDIPERFKDFSPMIEKVAKVTNRIKDTLLYIGRNTLPIYLFHPIFTMAAKFYHPLFAWDPSEISFAAVTVILAIIGSLLIAKVMEKTKLAYLFGKGKLLR
- a CDS encoding HAD family hydrolase; this encodes MKKKLYCFDFDGTLTTSDTLLEFIKYAKGKGRFLMVFLMYSPLLVLMKLHLYPNWKAKQQIFAHLFAGMRIEKFDALCRGFAEENQHLLRPKGITLVHEALVAGAKVFIVSASIDNWVRPFFEIRNLKGIQVLGTQIEVVDGKLTGYFKSNNCYGKEKVNRITEALVSSQASHSESAKSFERSEYEIEAFGDSRGDKEMLAFADKGHFKPFRE
- a CDS encoding decaprenyl-phosphate phosphoribosyltransferase, with the translated sequence MNENKTKDSKGFAALMRLIRPKQWIKNMFIFVPLFFGGALFHTDALLAGLITFIAYSFAASSIYCFNDIYDVEADRRHPVKCHRPIASGAVSVKQAYGLMFLMFALSMGACSLLDSWKTMGVIAFYWLLNLCYCAKLKQYAIIDVCIVAFGFVLRLLAGGIATQIVLSKWIVLMTFLITLFMSFAKRRDDVLRMEKTGEAPRKNTSRYNLTFINQAITITASVTLVCYIMYTVSPEVIENFHTEYLYLTSVFVLVGLLRYIQIAVVDQKSGDPTKIILRDRITQFIVLAWLLSFLFLIYIE
- a CDS encoding acyltransferase family protein — its product is MNWKIKDIELANISRFRGELMGAAMLFIILFHVALPREDAFYGLRRMGNVGVDMFLFLSGIGLWFSWMKTPSARHFFIRRYLRIYPTWLIIACLFYIPGFHGGSTWNWINLFGEITINWGFWLHDELNFWYIPATMMLYLFAPAYMELIKRHPIYRWLPVVMIMWCILVQYVTPIHHAVGHLEIFWSRVPIFFIGINMGEMVRQKQTLDGASIWMIWLMFLMTLMASIFLEQEKHGMFPLFLERMLYIPLTITSILLLNRIFRRTPHWFNRSFMLVGALSLECYLIHIHFVLKYIEPHHWGYWPTFFACIGITLPAAWILSKIAGWISRELSKIIK